GATTTCCCTTGGCGGTGAGCACGCTCAGCTTGGAGTTCTTCCACAATGTCCCAAGCAACTGCACAATTGGCAGAAACCTCACCATTTGACTCGCAAGCAGTCCGGGCTTGGGCGATCGCGTCTTGGATGGCTTGTTCTAGGGAGAGAGACACTTCTAATGTATTAATCATGATCAACTGAAGCTCTTTTAGAGCCTTTGTGTAGAGTGAGCCATTAGTTGCGAAGCGTTACGACTGCAACCAACTCTTTTACTCTAGACAACCCCAGTGAGATCGACAGGTGAAGAAACCGTAATCATTCTGGGGGAGTTTCCCTCCTGGTTGTGGCACAGGTGCAAGATCTAAGCAGGGGATTGGTCAGTAAGAGATTGAGGTAAAGGATTAATCATTCATCCATTGATCATGACTAATCAAGTCACCAATGGGGTCTCGTAGGAGGAAGTCATTGGCTTCTAGCTCCTGCTCAACCTCCTGCCACTTACGAACTGGAAAATAACGAAATAGGGCATAGATAGGTTTGTGACGGCTAACAACTCCCTGCTCGACTAAACACCGGGCTTCATCTTGAATAGCTGTAATAGAGGCATGAATAAAGCGGTTCATCGTAGCTATATAACTATGTTTGTCTGGGGCAGACTGGCTGCATCTGCCCTTGAGATGTAACGTAGCTAAGAAAAGGATTTAGGCTGCTTTAGGAGGGCTTACTTCTACAACAGCCGATCGCGAGTTTATATCGAAGGTGTATCCATCAGGAAGAATATGTAGTTTGACCCCACAAAGTGCTAAACCTTCATCTTTGAGCAGGTTATGCAAATTCGAGTAGATCAAATCTTGCAAATCCACAATCGTCACAGCACCCTCACCAATCACGGTCATCTGCCCACCACTAACCACAATCGCGGTATTTTCATCAATACCGATGCCTAACAGGTGGGGTTGTTCCGCTACAGCCGACAGTAGCCGTCCGAGTCGTCCTCTTTGGGCAAAATGCTGATCAATCACCGCTTCAGGCATAAAGCTAAGCCCATCATCCGTCTCTACAATTTCAATTCGGGGGTGGGTTTCAGCTTCCCCTTCCACAATCATGGCATCAGACATCATGCTCGCCCCTGCACTGGTGCCAGCAATGATCAGCCCCTGAGCGTAGAGCTGGTGTAGAAGCTGATCTAGTTTTGTGTCCTTAATGTATTTGGTAATTCGATCCTGTTTTCCACCTGTAAAAAAGACCCCAGTAGCTTCTCGAATGGTTGCTAGAGCTTCAGGCGCTTCAGCCTCCTCACGACTGTCTGTATCTACTACACGCACCTGTTCTGCACCTAGGCGTTCAAACACCTGGATGTAATTATCTCCCACTTCTTTTGGTAGCTCTGTTGCCACGGTCATTACAACAATCTTGGCTTGGCGACCCCCAGAGCGACGAACAAACTCGCGCAGAATTTTACAATCTCCCTGTTTATCCTCTGCTCCACCAATGATTACAAGCTGCCCTTGGCTGGTGGTAGGGGAATGACTTCCCATCTGTGCTTGATTGATGTTAATGACCATTTGGGTTGATTCCGTCTAATATTAAAAATTGCATTGAGAATGGCTAATGCTGGCAAAACTTGGGATAAGACATTCGCAAAACTCTCCAACCTGTTTCCGTAACTCATAACAAAAACAGCTCGAGGAGAGAAGTTGTTGAATGATGGAGCAGTGATGAAGCGTAAGCAGCTATGGTCAGGCTTAGGAACCCAGTGAGAATAAAAGATTTGGCAAGTTTTGCTTGGCTCTTATGACCGTAATAATTAGAATACAGATTAACTTTTAAGCCCACGTCTGCCCTATGTCAGGATTTGCAATTAAACCAGTCTGTATTAAGGTATACAAAAATGGCTGTTCTTCAATTACAGGATGAGTAGAAGGGTAGAAGCAGTTTTTCGGCCTATTTAAGAGTCGAGACCAACGCATAGATCACCTCTACATTTGTTGTCTACCATGTGAGGCAATGCTAAAACATAGGCTTAAGCGTCTTCTATATTTCTAGGAGTATGTTTCTAGAAGATAGGTCGAACATCTTATTAGAACTAAAGGAGCTGTGCAATATGTTGCTCTCAACTACAGCCGTAGTTAGGGCTAAACTTCTTCAGTTACCTTGGCATCCGTAGCAGGCTTGGCAATATGCAGTAAGCGCTGCTTCAGAGTTTCTAAACCCAGCCCTTTGGTAGCGGAGATAAAGACCGCATCTGGATAAGTTTGCTGAGCAGCCGCTAGAGCCTCACTTTCCACTTGATCTACTTTGTTAAATACCAGCAAAGTGGGACCAGAAACGGTCGGAAGATCTGCCAAAACTACTTGGACTGACTGAATATGGCTTTCCCAAGCGGGATGGGAAAGATCTACCACATGTAGAACTGCATCGGCTTCTGTCACCTCTTCCAAAGTTGCCCGGAAAGCATCCATCAGGGGTGGTGGCAGCTCATGTATAAAGCCGACCGTATCTGTGAGGAGGAGCGATCGCTGAGATTGCGTCTCTGGATCGGTGATCGCCAGCCGCCGCGTGGTGGGATCGAGGGTGGCAAACAACTGATCGGCAGTATAAACTTCCGCGTGAGTTAAGGTATTGAGCAGAGTAGACTTGCCCGCATTGGTATAACCTGCTAAGGCAACCGTAGGAATTTCGTTATGTTGACGCTGTTGACGTAGGCGAGAACGGTGGGCTTGCAACTGGTTTACTTCCTGTTGCAGTTGATTAATTCGCCGCTGAATCGTCCGACGCTCTGTTTCTAGCTTGGTTTCTCCTGGACCTCTGGTGCCAATACCACCCCCCAGCCTAGACATCGCCTGCCCTCGGCCCCGTAGTCGCGGCAACATATATTCCAACTGGGCAAGTTCAACTTGTAATTTGCCTGCTTGCGACTGGGCGCGCTGGGCAAAAATATCCAGAATTAATTCGGTACGGTCAACCACTCGCAGGTTCATTTGGGCTTCCAAATTCCGAATCTGCGAGGCTGAAATATCGCGATCGAACACCACTAAGTTTGCGCCGATCGCTTGGGCTTTTTGGGCAATTTCATCTACTTTCCCCTGCCCCACAACTGTCTGAGGATGAGGTTGCGATCGCTTCTGAATCATAGTTTCCAAAACGGTTCCCCCAGCACTCTCGGCTAGACGAACGAGTTCTTCCAAGCCATCTTGAAAGCGTTGAGGCGACAGATCCTCGGTCATCAACCCCACAAGCAAGATTTTATCTTGGCCATCTCCCTTTTCTTCAAACTGGAAAGCTCCATACCCAGCGGCACGAAACTCTTTTTCCCAATCATCAACTAAATCATCAAAATCTTGCTCAGTGAGTTCTTTCAAGGAAAAAGGTGGAGAAATCTCGTAAGGCTGATCGAGATCAGGCACGAGATGCACTAAATAAGTAGACTGAATCTCACTGGAGGTTCCATTCTTAGCTTTTCCACCATTCGAGCTGGAACCGTTGGCAGTACAAAGGGTGATTAGCGCATCTAAGCGTTGCCGAGCGGCTGCCGTGAGACTGGGAGTGTCAGGCGGATCTACTTTGAGCTGTGTCGCCAAACATCGAACTCCGCTCAAGCGTTCCGCACTGTGGCGGGGTAGTTCTTGATCTGACAGTTGGGTTTGCGCTGGTGTCCCCACTGCTACTCGCATCACCTGTCCCCGTCGATTGAGGTAGATACAGACAGGGTGATGAATCGCGGTACTGATAGCTGCTAACTCTTGAGCTAGCTCTGGGGTACAAAAGCGATCGCTCGGTTGCCGCTGTTCGTACAACCGCTGAAGCTGCTTGAGCTGGCTGGATTTGATGCCTTGGGTATTGCCGTAGATCGTTTCGATAGGTCTAACCAGAAAACTGGTTTCTGAATTCGCTGATCTATGTTTAATCTGCTTTAACTCGGACTGAATCTCTCCGGAGGGTTAACTGGTGGCTCACTGACGGACTAGCTAAACGCTCTAGAGTTATGTGTAGAGCAATACAGTAACTTGCTAAAGCGATGTTGACGAAAAGATAAACTAGTTTTGTAATTTTAACTACATATCAGTTTAATTTTTTGACAACCCTTTAGACATAAGCACAACGGCCCTTTGGGTAGACGTGAATGTTCGCGATCGCTTCTAATCTGCTGAGTAGGTAGAACGTCCTATCTTATTAGGTATATCTAACTAACTGCAATTATTAGAGATCTGATTAACCAATCAGAGGTTTGATTGCCTAATCAACTACTCTCTAAGTACCAAGTTTTCTCGTCTCCGCTACCGCTAAATTCCGTTACCGCTCAATCAACAGCCTTGATGCACTCTCAGTTGGCCGACTGGAGGTATGGGGTTATCTTTCAGGGGATGTATGACTGACTCAAGTACCTTAGTTTTGCCAGCTGAAAACCACAGTCCTGATATTGCGAATGGTTCCATTTTCTTTATTGGCACTGCGACTGTCATTCTCCGGTACGCTGGGTTCACTATCCTGACCGATCCTAACTTCTTGCATCAAGGTGATCACGTTCATTTAGGATATGGGCTGCGTTCCGCACGAGTCACAAATCCCGCAATCGAGATTGAGGAGTTACCTCCGCTCGATCTCGTCGTACTCTCCCACATGCACGAAGACCACTTCGATCGTATTGCCGAGCAAAAGCTGAACAAAACTGTTCCCATTGTCACTACCCAACATGCCACTGAAAAGTTGCAGAAAAAGGGATTCCAAGCGACCTATGCTTTAGACACCTGGGAAACTATAACCATAAAGAAAGGAGGGGTGCAGCTCCGCATCAGTGCCATGCCCGGAAGACATGGGCCTGGAGCTTTAGCTACTTTACTCCCTCCGGTGATGGGTAGCTTATTAGAGTTCCAAAATAGCGCTAGGGAGCCTCTGTTTCGCCTCTATATTACGGGTGACACATTGGTTTATGAGGAAATTAAAGAAATCCCGAAACGTCATCCTCAAATTGATTTAGCATTGCTGCATTTGGGCGGCACCAAAGCATTTGGTGTGTTACTCACAATGGATGGTAAGCAAGGCGTAGAAATGGTGCGATTAATTGCCCCCAAAACTGCCATCCCCATCCACTACAACGACTACACCGTCTTCAAATCTCCCTTAGAAGAATTCCAGCAGGCGATCGCTGCCGCAGGACTAGACACCCAAATCGAATATCTCAGCCACGGTGATACTTACC
This region of Trichocoleus desertorum NBK24 genomic DNA includes:
- a CDS encoding Calvin cycle protein CP12; the protein is MINTLEVSLSLEQAIQDAIAQARTACESNGEVSANCAVAWDIVEELQAERAHRQGKSSKNSLEVYCDQNPDAAECRIYDV
- the hflX gene encoding GTPase HflX, with the translated sequence MYEQRQPSDRFCTPELAQELAAISTAIHHPVCIYLNRRGQVMRVAVGTPAQTQLSDQELPRHSAERLSGVRCLATQLKVDPPDTPSLTAAARQRLDALITLCTANGSSSNGGKAKNGTSSEIQSTYLVHLVPDLDQPYEISPPFSLKELTEQDFDDLVDDWEKEFRAAGYGAFQFEEKGDGQDKILLVGLMTEDLSPQRFQDGLEELVRLAESAGGTVLETMIQKRSQPHPQTVVGQGKVDEIAQKAQAIGANLVVFDRDISASQIRNLEAQMNLRVVDRTELILDIFAQRAQSQAGKLQVELAQLEYMLPRLRGRGQAMSRLGGGIGTRGPGETKLETERRTIQRRINQLQQEVNQLQAHRSRLRQQRQHNEIPTVALAGYTNAGKSTLLNTLTHAEVYTADQLFATLDPTTRRLAITDPETQSQRSLLLTDTVGFIHELPPPLMDAFRATLEEVTEADAVLHVVDLSHPAWESHIQSVQVVLADLPTVSGPTLLVFNKVDQVESEALAAAQQTYPDAVFISATKGLGLETLKQRLLHIAKPATDAKVTEEV
- a CDS encoding MBL fold metallo-hydrolase, with translation MTDSSTLVLPAENHSPDIANGSIFFIGTATVILRYAGFTILTDPNFLHQGDHVHLGYGLRSARVTNPAIEIEELPPLDLVVLSHMHEDHFDRIAEQKLNKTVPIVTTQHATEKLQKKGFQATYALDTWETITIKKGGVQLRISAMPGRHGPGALATLLPPVMGSLLEFQNSAREPLFRLYITGDTLVYEEIKEIPKRHPQIDLALLHLGGTKAFGVLLTMDGKQGVEMVRLIAPKTAIPIHYNDYTVFKSPLEEFQQAIAAAGLDTQIEYLSHGDTYQFAVPANRHSG
- a CDS encoding DUF4327 family protein, which produces MNRFIHASITAIQDEARCLVEQGVVSRHKPIYALFRYFPVRKWQEVEQELEANDFLLRDPIGDLISHDQWMND
- a CDS encoding cyanophycinase; protein product: MVININQAQMGSHSPTTSQGQLVIIGGAEDKQGDCKILREFVRRSGGRQAKIVVMTVATELPKEVGDNYIQVFERLGAEQVRVVDTDSREEAEAPEALATIREATGVFFTGGKQDRITKYIKDTKLDQLLHQLYAQGLIIAGTSAGASMMSDAMIVEGEAETHPRIEIVETDDGLSFMPEAVIDQHFAQRGRLGRLLSAVAEQPHLLGIGIDENTAIVVSGGQMTVIGEGAVTIVDLQDLIYSNLHNLLKDEGLALCGVKLHILPDGYTFDINSRSAVVEVSPPKAA